A DNA window from Cervus canadensis isolate Bull #8, Minnesota chromosome 30, ASM1932006v1, whole genome shotgun sequence contains the following coding sequences:
- the LOC122431800 gene encoding basic proline-rich protein-like, with product MTSLNNTLRVGKAGEQKLKLKVLSRERRLSGGEKQVVREPGAAGLEDPRGPRSTRTRLGEDVERPPPAFLCPHPVPGKRGPPTCHLGGSRSQTQRGPRGALRTGGRGPRAAAATALPRLGQLVGEAGSASLLQAGPRAWTPTHTRNRRATRSRGALWPQKGPGGRWLGVQRVPSPAPRPRLYLRPPPPRVRLPPPPGWPQAARSIPAAPAPRPAEPGPPPAPRPSPGAGPPPAPTPPGSRARPGGREGLGSAGTLAARDPGGLRWGTGASRLGESLPPLGRECSGFGALAGAAGEGAPREGHGSRADAGRLLPPPPFLLAPRSTSQQVLHLLTPSPWLIPLPGATPPEPRPSALLLPHSVAGPPAPSAGRGRRAARASHSLSSQRPPPGEDPPAARDPRASSSSSPPPTRSRAHLCDRQLAELG from the exons GCGGGTGAGCAGAAACTTAAGCTTAAAGTCCTCAGCCGGGAGAGACGGCTGAGTGGGGGTGAGAAGCAAGTGGTGCGGGAGCCCGGCGCTGCGGGGCTCGAGGACCCCCGGGGGCCCAGGTCCACCCGGACGCGGCTTGGGGAGGACGTCGAGCGCCCCCCGCCTGCCTTCTTGTGCCCCCACCCAGTCCCAGGTAAGCGGGGACCACCTACGTGTCACTTGGGCGGGTCCCGATCGCAGACACAGCGTGGGCCCCGAGGCGCGCTGAGGACCGGAGGGCGGGGGCCCCGGGCGGCTGCGGCAACTGCTCTCCCCAGGCTCGGTCAACTGGTTGGGGAGGCCGGCAGCGCCTCGCTCCTTCAGGCTGGCCCGCGGGCATGGACACCCACCCACACCCGGAACAGGCGCgcga CGCGATCCCGGGGCGCCCTTTGGCCGCAGAAGGGACCCGGCGGCCGCTGGCTCGGCGTTCAGAGGGTACCGTCTCCCGCGCCGCGCCCGCGCCTTTACctgcgcccgccgccgccgcgcgtCCGGCTCCCGCCGCCCCCAGGCTGGCCTCAGGCTGCGCGGTCAATCCCCGCAGCCCCCGCCCCGCGGCCCGCCGAGCCCGGCCCTCCGCCCGCCCCTCGGCCGTCGCCCGGAGCGGGGCCGCCCCCTGCGCCCACCCCGCCGGGGTCCCGCGCGCGGCCGGGAGGCCGGGAAGGGCTCGGCAGCGCGGGGACCCTGGCCGCCCGAGACCCGGGCGGGCTCCGCTGGGGGACAGGGGCGTCGCGGCTCGGGGAGAGTCTGCCGCCGCTCGGCCGGGAGTGCTCCGGCTTTGGCGCGCTGGCAggggcggcgggggagggggcgccgAGGGAGGGCCACGGGAGCCGCGCCGACGCCGGCCGCCTTCTTCCTCCGCCTCCTTTTCTGCTGGCTCCACGTAGCACAAGTCAGCAAGTCCTGCACCTCTTGACTCCCTCCCCCTGGCTCATTCCCTTACCTGGCGCGACGCCCCCCGAGCCCCGACCCTCGGCGCTCCTCCTCCCCCATTCAGTTGCTGGACCCCCAGCCCCGTCTGCAGGGCGGGGGCGGAGGGCAGCTCGAGCCTCCCATTCATTATCTTCCCAGCGCCCCCCACCCGGAGAGGACCCACCCGCAGCCCGAGACCCTAGggcctccagctccagctccccaccccccacccgctCCCGCGCTCACCTCTGCGACCGGCAGCTTGCGGAACTCGGATGA